One region of Abyssisolibacter fermentans genomic DNA includes:
- a CDS encoding DeoR/GlpR family DNA-binding transcription regulator, with the protein MLAVDRLKKIEELLNENGSVMISNLSELLCVSEETIRRDFEKLEKENKLKRVRGGAYLPETSDNEVPIQIREKIFLEEKQLIGKKCIELIKEGDCIMLDSSTTALYIAKNLNISKKKVTVITNSLKITSELENSKSIKVICLGGTLRKSTSSFVGYMTTDALKNLSADKAFVSCSSINSEFGVTDNHELGARVRKIMLMNSRKKCLVVDYTKFDSPSVNKICNLNDLDMIITDRKIPKNYKDILINNDVELVIVGVDRKEK; encoded by the coding sequence ATGTTAGCAGTTGATAGGTTAAAAAAAATAGAAGAATTATTAAATGAAAATGGTAGTGTGATGATTAGTAATTTAAGTGAATTACTATGCGTTTCTGAAGAAACGATTCGAAGAGATTTTGAGAAACTTGAAAAAGAAAACAAATTAAAACGCGTTCGTGGTGGAGCGTATTTACCTGAAACATCAGACAATGAAGTTCCAATTCAAATAAGAGAAAAAATATTTTTAGAAGAAAAACAATTGATCGGAAAGAAATGTATTGAACTGATTAAAGAAGGCGATTGTATTATGCTTGATAGTAGTACAACTGCACTATATATAGCTAAAAATTTAAATATCAGTAAGAAAAAAGTTACTGTTATTACTAACTCTTTGAAAATTACAAGTGAATTAGAAAACAGCAAAAGCATTAAAGTTATTTGTTTAGGAGGTACGCTTCGTAAAAGTACCAGTTCATTTGTTGGATATATGACGACTGATGCTTTAAAAAATCTATCTGCGGATAAAGCATTTGTAAGTTGTTCTTCGATAAATTCCGAATTTGGAGTAACGGATAATCATGAATTAGGTGCAAGGGTAAGAAAAATTATGTTGATGAATTCAAGAAAAAAATGTTTGGTAGTAGATTATACTAAATTTGATTCACCTTCGGTTAATAAAATCTGTAATTTAAATGATTTAGATATGATTATAACAGACAGAAAAATACCTAAAAATTATAAAGATATTTTAATAAATAATGATGTAGAGCTAGTTATTGTTGGTGTTGACAGAAAGGAGAAATAG
- a CDS encoding serine hydrolase, protein MYKKTIALTIVLCLLLTGSAFSIENNVEKDENKEVLNTLFNCDYSNIQDLLDTSFLEEVSVDELVNIIEAYKNNLGEFQDVISFEDGYKLLFKKGYAPAKVLLSNENKIMGIWFGNCTMNADSLEAVLSQFKTISGDLSICIKKNYDELLVGVNHDTRMAVGSTFKLYVLKALYEAVENKKATWDDVVKIKDENKSLPSGMLQEWNEDTPVTIKTLANLMISISDNTATDHLIDYIRKSRIEKYVTKENKPFLKTSEAFRIKYGADAKTQERYINGSLYEKRKVINNIKKKVSLDDLQIQASPTLIKELEWFFTTEELCDVIYDLKDSDEIKINPGLVLKENWNTVGFKGGSEPGVLNYTQLLQKNQEGDIYTISVTVNNTENNVDVNQVTRLTQRLISLIENGKLVKNME, encoded by the coding sequence AATGTTGAAAAGGATGAAAATAAAGAAGTATTAAATACTTTGTTTAACTGTGATTATAGTAATATTCAAGATTTATTGGATACATCTTTTTTAGAAGAGGTTTCTGTAGATGAATTAGTCAATATAATAGAAGCTTATAAAAACAATCTAGGAGAATTTCAAGATGTAATTAGTTTTGAAGATGGTTATAAACTTTTATTTAAGAAGGGATATGCTCCAGCAAAGGTACTCTTATCTAATGAAAATAAAATAATGGGAATATGGTTTGGAAATTGCACAATGAATGCAGATAGCTTAGAGGCTGTTTTATCACAATTCAAAACTATATCTGGAGATTTATCAATCTGTATTAAAAAGAATTACGATGAATTATTAGTAGGGGTTAATCATGATACACGTATGGCTGTTGGTTCTACTTTTAAACTATATGTTTTAAAAGCATTGTATGAAGCTGTTGAAAACAAGAAAGCTACATGGGATGATGTAGTAAAGATAAAAGATGAGAATAAGTCTCTTCCAAGTGGAATGTTACAAGAATGGAATGAAGACACGCCAGTAACAATCAAGACACTAGCCAATCTAATGATATCTATTAGTGATAATACTGCAACTGATCATTTAATTGATTACATAAGAAAAAGTAGAATAGAAAAATATGTGACTAAAGAAAATAAGCCATTTTTGAAGACGAGTGAAGCATTTAGAATTAAATACGGGGCTGATGCAAAGACACAGGAAAGATATATCAATGGAAGTCTTTATGAAAAAAGAAAAGTAATTAATAATATTAAAAAGAAAGTAAGTTTAGATGATTTACAGATACAGGCTTCACCAACTTTAATTAAAGAATTAGAATGGTTTTTTACAACAGAAGAGCTGTGTGATGTAATTTACGATTTAAAAGATTCTGATGAGATAAAAATAAATCCAGGTTTGGTTTTAAAAGAGAATTGGAATACTGTAGGATTTAAAGGAGGATCAGAACCTGGAGTACTTAATTATACTCAGCTACTTCAGAAGAATCAAGAAGGAGATATCTATACGATTTCAGTTACTGTGAATAATACAGAAAATAATGTTGATGTCAATCAAGTAACAAGATTAACACAAAGGTTAATTTCATTAATAGAAAATGGAAAGCTAGTAAAAAACATGGAATAA